A DNA window from Vigna angularis cultivar LongXiaoDou No.4 chromosome 1, ASM1680809v1, whole genome shotgun sequence contains the following coding sequences:
- the LOC108328151 gene encoding RING-H2 finger protein ATL29 has protein sequence MSSLQYDPAPVSPPYNTPPALIAFTLGVLVVCFVAFSIVYLCKYCFSSVVQTWAFQRTASGSIIRLTPHRSPPRGLDPSLLEVFPIFPYSSVKDLRKDQKYCLECAICLVEFEDDSKLRLLTLCCHVFHQDCIDLWLCSHKTCPVCRRDLDSPPDDQPLKPGDVVVSSASGEIRVDVREEEGLDCGREHVCDNSQDQQQQQEQTEPERGRGLGQEHEVVDAHEEQMFVRSHSTGHSIVMIRGEGDDEGKNDDDKYTLKLPEHVLRVNSKHNSTRSCASFKDMTKLDAPLPCSNCGFVQPPSPSCSSSPTHTQRP, from the coding sequence ATGTCTTCGCTGCAGTACGACCCGGCACCGGTCTCGCCGCCGTACAACACCCCACCAGCGCTGATCGCCTTCACGCTGGGTGTGCTGGTGGTGTGCTTCGTGGCGTTCAGCATCGTTTACCTGTGCAAATACTGTTTCTCGAGCGTGGTCCAAACCTGGGCCTTTCAACGCACCGCTTCGGGTTCCATCATTCGTCTGACGCCCCATAGATCTCCTCCCAGAGGCCTTGACCCTTCGTTGCTTGAGGTCTTCCCCATCTTCCCCTACTCCTCCGTGAAGGACCTCCGGAAGGATCAGAAGTACTGCTTGGAATGCGCCATCTGTTTGGTGGAGTTTGAGGATGACAGCAAGCTCCGCCTCTTGACCCTCTGCTGCCATGTCTTCCACCAGGACTGCATCGACCTCTGGCTCTGCTCTCACAAAACCTGCCCCGTATGTCGCCGAGACCTTGACTCTCCCCCAGACGACCAACCTCTCAAACCCGGCGACGTCGTTGTTTCCTCAGCCAGCGGCGAGATACGCGTTGatgtgagagaagaagaaggccTTGATTGTGGGCGTGAACATGTTTGTGATAACAGCCAagatcaacaacaacaacaggaACAAACTGAACCTGAACGTGGTCGTGGTCTTGGACAGGAACATGAGGTGGTTGATGCACACGAGGAACAGATGTTTGTACGGTCGCATTCCACCGGGCACTCCATAGTTATGATCAGAGGGGAGGGGGATGATGAGGGAAAGAATGACGATGACAAGTACACGTTGAAATTGCCGGAGCATGTTTTGAGAGTGAACAGTAAACATAATTCTACGAGGAGCTGTGCGAGTTTTAAGGATATGACCAAGCTTGATGCTCCTCTACCTTGCAGTAATTGTGGGTTTGTTCAACCCCCATCACCCAGTTGCTCCTCCTCCCCAACTCATACTCAGAGACCTTAA
- the LOC108323930 gene encoding zinc finger CCCH domain-containing protein 12 has translation MDYARDGNVVQIITGGGGGGESWSSDQADWATEDEYRYWNNNNNNGDAESTPSNSNYESRSEPPSKKSRNSQDGSSNRSKAIGKMFFKTKLCCKFRAGTCPYITNCNFAHSIEELRRPPPNWQEIVAAHEEEKAVMAEPREEFQIPTVGSSTFAGDTMQRSYKGRHCKKFYTEEGCPYGDSCTFLHDEQSKNRESVAISLGPGGYAGGGGGGSGGSGSGGGGGSGNGGGGGSGGANAAGNGANSKPSNWKTRICNKWEMTGYCPFGNKCHFAHGATELHRYGGGLMEGESRDGVSVVGCDTNKGAASKASADNVVAAVTPVAHSDVYHIGVPSQRPSIVIQRPGQRTHQKWKGPDKISRIYGDWIDDIE, from the exons ATGGATTACGCTCGAGACGGGAACGTGGTTCAAATAATCACGGGCGGTGGCGGAGGAGGAGAGAGCTGGTCCAGCGATCAAGCCGATTGGGCAACGGAGGATGAGTACCGGTATtggaacaacaacaacaacaacggAGACGCGGAATCGACGCCGTCGAACTCGAATTACGAGTCACGGTCGGAGCCGCCTAGCAAAAAGTCCCGGAATTCGCAGGATGGCAGCTCAAACCGCTCAAAGGCTATAGGGAAAATGTTCTTCAAGACGAAACTGTGCTGCAAGTTCAGGGCAGGGACCTGCCCTTACATCACCAACTGCAATTTTGCCCATAGCATTGAGGAGCTACGCCGCCCGCCACCAAATTGGCAGGAGATTGTGGCAGCACACGAGGAGGAGAAGGCAGTGATGGCAGAGCCAAGGGAGGAGTTTCAGATTCCCACTGTGGGGTCTTCCACCTTTGCAGGTGATACGATGCAGAGGTCCTACAAGGGAAGGCATTGTAAGAAGTTTTACACTGAGGAAGGGTGTCCCTATGGGGATAGTTGCACCTTCCTTCATGATGAACAATCAAAGAACCGAGAGAGTGTTGCTATAAGTTTAGGCCCGGGGGGTTATGCTggcggtggtggtggtggaagcgGTGGCAGTGGTAGTGGTGGGGGCGGTGGGAGTGgaaatggtggtggtggtggtagtGGTGGTGCTAATGCTGCTGGGAATGGGGCTAATTCGAAGCCCTCTAATTGGAAAACCAGGATTTGCAATAAATGGGAGATGACAGGGTATTGCCCCTTTGGCAACAAATGCCATTTTGCTCATGGTGCCACAG AGTTGCACAGATATGGAGGGGGGCTTATGGAAGGAGAAAGCAGAGATGGTGTTTCAGTGGTTGGCTGTGACACGAATAAGGGAGCAGCTTCAAAAGCTTCAGCTGATAACGTTGTTGCTGCGGTTACTCCTGTTGCCCATTCTGATGTATACCATATTGGAGTCCCTTCACAAAGGCCTTCCATTGTGATTCAGAGACCAGGGCAGAGAACTCATCAGAAGTGGAAAGGTCCAGATAAAATCAGTAGGATATATGGTGATTGGATTGATGACATTGAATAG